The region GCCTTGGTGGGTCTGTCAAAGTAGTAACGGCGTCTCAACAACGTCTTAAACCTATCAGCCGGCAGGCTGGTGACAAGGAATGGATAACCTTAATTGCGGCAATCAACGCCATGGGTTGGCTGATTCCACCGTTCTTCATCTTCAGAGCAAAGAACCACCAACAGGCCTGGTATCATGGCAACCCCAAGGACTGGAGGGTAGCTGTTTCAGACAAAGGATGGACCAACAACGAGATTGGAGTAGCCTGGCTAAGGCACTTTATTGACCACACCACCGCGCGTACAGTGGGCGGGTACCGGCTGCTcattattgatggccatgaGAGCCACCAATCAGTCCTGTTTCAGGATatctgcaaggagaacaacatCATCACTCTCTGTATGCCACCTCATACCTCCCATATCCTTCAGCCGCTTGACGTTGGGTGTTTTGGGCCCTTGAAGCGTGCGTACAAGAAGGAAGTAGGAGCCTTGGCAAACTGCGACGTCAACCATATCGACAAAAAGGCATTCCTAGCAGCCTTTTTAGCAGTATACAAGGGTGTTTTCTCGTCTAATAACATCAGATCTGGATTCCGTGCAACTGGCTTAGTTCCTATCAACTCAGAGGTGGTGATATCACGACTTGAAATCAAGCCTCGTACGCCATCACCACCCTTACCAACCACCACCTGGCAACCCAGAACACCAAGCAACGCCTTTGAGATAGATGCTCACTCAACCCTTATCTCTAATCGGATTAGGCAGCACCAtagctcatcaccagcttcgaTTATTGAGATGGTGCAGCAGTTTAACAAAGGTGCCAAGATGATGGTGCATTCTTACGCTCTTATGGCTGATGAGATGGGTCGACTCCGAGCTGCCAACGCTGCAGCCACAGAACGAAAACAGCGTAAAAAGCGCCGGATTAAGAAAGGTGGGACCCTATCACAGGCAGAGGCAGAGGATTTAATTGCCCAAATAGATGTAGTAGAGGCGGCAGCACAGGAAACACGTGAGATGAGGCGTGAGGCAGGTGCAACGCAATCGCGGATTTATAGCTGCAAACAGTGTGGACAGCTGGGGCATAATAGGCGGACCTGTAAGAAAGATGCAACTGAATTAGGCGATTAATTCTATCTACTTATTACCTGATTTGGATATGTGGTTGTGGAGATACTCTGGTTTGAAGGGTGGGTAGGTGCACAAGGTGGGCGGTTTGATGATGTGGGCGGTTCGATGATCGATGACGttaataataataataataataataataatgttggtaggccttgtacgatcgtacgggtgaataacaacaacgaggttcttctgaTGACTGGTGTTGGTTGCTCTTAGTTTCGAACCACCGTACGTACGTGGCGAGCACGTGACTACGTGCGTGGCCCGTGCCGTGGGGTGGGATTCAGTTCGTACGCGAGCTGCAGCCCACCTCCTCTAATCAATCATAACCATCTacttcaactcgttgcaacgaccgTTACTTGATTCAACCTCACCTTTGCCGTATCAACAACTGATATTAGTATTCGTATtttctacgaacatagctactacgaaggtacacctaagctctgcgcaaggtgggccgaagtcgggccgaagtgtcaagcagccgacgcctctaccgatactcacgatccgacagaCTGCTGGGAAAACATTTCACCAGAGACACTCATAAGGAGCCGGGAATGCGCAAGCCAATTTCCAATCTAGACTAGGTAACTCTCGTATATGTTTCCAGCGCTTAAAGCTGGCAAAAGCAGAACAGTCGCATTTGTGCTACAACTTCTATTAAGTTAGTCTTTAGTCAAGAAAACAAAGACGTTGAGTGCATGGATGGGGAGTACGAAGTGACAGTCTGATCAGCCGGACACAACACAAACAAGTCGCGTTTATGTATTGCTAAGCAAAGTGAGGTCTGCGGTGCTTGCGAACAGAAAATCTGCCTCTAAATAGGTGCACATTGACATTTCCCGATGGCCCATGAGAAACACAAATTTGCAATCTTCGGCACGCTAAGCCAATCGTCAGGTAACTTTCTATTATTATGAAGTGCTCTTTTGCTATTGATATGAGTATACTGATTTTTTGGTACAACCCTCCGCATGTCATGTCGCTGCTGGACAGCGCGATCGTAAAACGCAAGCATCACCCATTCGATGCTAAGGCACCGGGTGACGTAATTTATGATTGATGATGCTATTGGCCATGGCACATCTAGTCGCCGGCCCCACATACATGTTTGGGGCATCGTGTGACTATGCAGGGGACGGAAGTCAGACACGAGCGCTAGCAAAGCTCACACCACAGCACGACAAGGGTACGACGTGTGCCGACAGGATCGGCCAGCTACGTACGATTGTGCACGGCACGGATGTCAGACACGGATGCGCGGCTTAGGATTGGCTAGCGACGCGCTATGACCAAGAGGCGCGGGGTTTGAGCAATCCTGAAGTGCACTATCCCAGTCAACGCGATGCCGCAACTACCAGATCAGCCGTCATCAGAAGAGGCCCGTGAAGCAGCAGGACTTACCAAGCTGCAATGGGATAATTTTCTCGTACGGCAGTCCTCTGGCTCCCTACCCTAGTTAGTGCCTAACTGCGTACAGCTTCTGACAAGAGAATATGTAAAAAAGCTTCGAAAACACGAACCGAACTTGACATGGAGAGGCATCAGCAATGATAAAAGAAGCCAAATCTTCCAAGATATCAACACGGAGCTTCAGAGACAAAAGCTCCCCACAATCGACAAGGATGAGGTGCTCGCGTTGCGCATGAGCCAAGCGTTATCCAAACTCAGGACTGAGGGCATGCGCATCCATTCGCCTCCTTGCATAACAGGCACTGACGATGTCTCAGATAAGAAAAAGGCTCAAGTTACGGCAAATATTACGCCGTACAGCGTTGATACGACGTCTACAGCGAATCAGCCACCCAGAAAACTACCTTACGACCCTACCCGACACACTTAGTAAGACAAGCTGGATGCACAGCAAACAGAATCATTTGCCTCTGGTTGTGTGTCTTTATGCATTTCTCAGCTGTCGTACTCACTGCAGCTACTAGATGTTAGCTATTTTGCACCTTTAAAGAAGGTGCATAGGAGCCAAGCCGAGGCCCCGTTCTTTCAAGCGGAGGGAACCTGGTTTTTCGAAAGCAATAAAATCGTTATGCTTCTTAACATGTGCTGCTATATATGCTCTACGTGCTCCCTTGTCCTCCTACGCCGCTACACTATTTTGAACAGTCTCTGGACTATCTCTAGATATAGTCTCCTGGGACCCTTGCTACTTCTTTTGCTTTGAAGATTTTTAGCTAGTAATAGCTTGCGTTCTTTAGTGAACAATCTATTCAGTGGGTCTTTGGGTTCTGTTTCAGATCAGCTTTGTCCTAGAGAATGCCCAAAGGCTTTCATCAGACTATCGATTAACTACGGACTCAGTAATCAGCCCAATAACATGATGTTTTACTTGATCGCTGACCAATTTCAGTATATCTTCGAAGATCCTTCCGGAACCTCTGATTTCCTTCCCTAACATTGTGAAGCGGATGATCTGTCTTCCCTTCTCTATCGGAATTGTCGCGATTCCATAGAAGTTGACGTTTAGGAAGCCGTCTATGACTGTGAGTTATGACTTATGGAGAGCAGACAAGTGGTATATTAAATAGTTGCTTGCATCTGCCTGCACAATTTAATGTTTCTAGAGTTCCATGGTAGAGAAAATGGCAGCCTGCATTACTAGCTGTTTTATAATCAAAGTACTCCTCAGCATATTTACGTCAATGAAAAAAATGATAGCCTGTATGCCTAATCGTAAGACCGGTTCGGGCCGTGATAGAAGCAGTAGTGGTAGTGCCAAGCCGAGAAGCTAACGTTCAACCAGATCAGCTCTGTTGTCAAGATGGAGTTTCTGGCATGCTTCAAAGTTAGTTTTGACACTGCCATTTTACAAAGAGCAGTAATTGAAGATGGTTCTGAGGCGTTGCATAGGACGTATTTGACCCGGAAGCTGTAATATTGATCGTTAACCTGCGACTACAGCTCCACCATTATTTACTGTCGAGGACGGTCTCCAGTAGTCTCAGACGTCAAGCAATACCCTAAATTTCGAGTCGCAATCGAAGCTGATTCGAGAACGGTTGCAGAAATATATAGATAGTTCGCCAGTTTCAATGGTAGATGCACTTGAAAATTTCACTAAAAGCGCGAAGATAATGGCACATCAGAGGGTGTTCATACATGACCAAGTCGCTAAGCTACAAGCAACGAACAAAGCCGCAATGCGATGTAAATTGTATAAAGCAAAGCAATTGCAGAGGGAGGGTACCTCTACACTCACGAAGGGAGCTCGCGTAACGACTCTGGAAGACTTTAGCCTGCACGGTGATGGGAAGAAGGCAAAAAAAGGGCCCGGGTTGGGGTGGATGAACCCTCACAAAGACGCTATGGAAGCTGTGGTGAGAGAGAGTGAAGTTGGGAGATAGGATTGGGAGCGATCCAAGTATTCAGAGTGTTTGAGGGGTGCGAGGACGAGCTAAGAGTGGCACTTGCTGAGACAAGATTCAAGTGGGGGATCTCCGAACCACTAGAATTAAGGCCGAGCGTCGATACGTCTAGCACCTTGGGAGAACTTGGACTGAAGCAGGGAAGATATTGAGACTGTCCGCCGCTAAGATTCGATATGAGAGTGAGGAAGCATGAGACGTAATCGCGGGAACCCAAGGTGAATGCATCAGGCGAGAAGTTTGTCCAAGCGAAGGCGTCAATTAGACAACATGCAACGTCAAACAACTTCTCGATCTGCAAGCACTATTAGCAGATGTTTGGCGCGACAATTATGGTAAAACGCTGCATGGGTGGGAGGTGCAAGGGTTGAGGAGGGGAGCTAGGCTAGTGGGACCCTAGTGAGGTCGAAATATAACAGGGTTTATTGCATCGAAAGATGAAGGGGCTCCATACGGGAGGTTCTGGCGATGAGAGAAGTGGAAGAAAATAAAAAAAGAATCATGTACTCACCAAGCCGACTCCATGTACTTGCATGACTTGTTTGGGAAATTGTTGTAAGGTAGTGAGTAGCTCTCGTGATATGTCGATTGGGCATATATATGTAAGCGAAGGGTCCTTATTGACCTCGTTGACAAGACCTTGATTGACGCCCAACTCCCATATCGATAACATTAGCCACTGTTGAGTTGTGCGAATTTGGACCTCCTGGGCTTCGGTGCACTCCAAATCGGCTGGAACAGCTTCTGAGAGCCGTGTTTGAACCTGCAAAATCCATGCAGTGCTTTCATTTGTTTCGTGCACTCCCTTGGAAAGCTTAATACAACCGTCGTCAATTATCTTGAACATGTTGATTATGAGCTCGAGGTAAATGGTAATGAGTTGATCCGAGGGTACTTCGTCTAGAGATGTGAGGTGCATAAGTGGATGCAGGGTAATGGAGCGTCGTGTGTGCAGAGCGCAAGTTCTAGCAGGTGTTAGTAAAAAGAAGTGCCTTGGCGCATTTCTGCAAAGTTTAGTGGAAATTGCTAAAACACACCTTTCGGCTATGGAGAGTAGCCAGTATAGGGCTCGTTTTGGTGATTCATCCAGGAGGTCGTATTTGTACGTCTCCTCGTCGTGCATGCCTAGCAATTGTGCTTGTGTGGTAGCTTCGCGAAGATAGGTCAGTGCCGTGTTCTTAAGCGCCAGTCCCAAGTAGCAGCCGTAATAAAATACGAGGTCAGGACACTTATGTGTGTAAGCTTCTCGCGGTAATCGTAGCCTTGTCGTACGCGAACGGATTCCTCGAGCAAAACATGGCCGATGCCCACATTGAACATGCGAGTTATTTCCTGGCGGGGGAGCACATTTGCGTGGGGTTTGTGGTTGGCCTGGATAATGACGTAGGCACAGAGAGCGACAATCATACAGTATGCCTCGGTAGAGCGATCCATGCCATCAACGGCTTCCTGAGCTTTTTGATGCTGCAAGACGGGCTCTGTTGGGTAGAAATTGTTGAAGAAATACTCGATACAGCTCTCGACTAGGGCGGGAGGCAGGAGGCCCTGAGTGCGAGCAAAGGTCGAGGGCAGGGAGAGTCCGTCGCATCTAAGGTCGGTAGGGAAACCGGCGGCTAGCTGGGTGTTGCGTTGTGTTTTGTGAAGTTTAGACAGGACTTTGGCACGGCTGCCCTTGGGGCCCTTCTTCTGGGGGATGGCATCGTATGTGCATTCAAGGCGGGCTGAGACGCAGTTCTTGCAGGACGCAGTGCCTTTTCTGATACACTTTACTTTTCTATTGCGACAACTGTAAGACTAGGTGTGAGTAGTGATGTCTCGACATGCGCGAGGGGACTAAAGATACGTATTAATCGCAAGCCCTCGTAGCCTGAGGAGCCATAGAAAGAGCTAGCTAGCGTAAGACGTTTTATTGTCTACTCAATGGGAGACGTAGTCGTCGAGCCGATCTGGTAGTTCTTATCAGTACAACTAACAGGCTTTGTCTGTATTCTAGGAGAGATCCTCGAAAGTTCTTTATATCATCATACCCAAATGATCGCCGATTCCAACGAAGTAAGCTTGGGCAATTAGAAAGCCTAAGCGCCCAAAGACCATCATAAAGCTACCCAAGATGAGCCTAGTCAATTGTGATCCTAATAAACCATAACCACCCTGCCTACGCGAACAGCCCGGTGGGCCGAGAACAGCCAATAATAGTGCAAGGATAGCAAATATCCCGACCTTACGCAGTGGCTGTTCTCGGCCCACCGGATGGTTCGCCGCATAGGGAGGGAGGTTAGACAAGCGGCCCACAATCTTGGTCCTACGGCTAGGGAAAGAGTCCGCAGGGCAGCGCATCGGATGCCGGTCAGTCAGCCCTGAGACTTAGGGCCTGTTTAGCGTGCGGCATATGTACGATTGAACGCAACTAGGTAGAGTGCCAAATCCCATAGGGTTTCGGTGGAATGAATGACTCAGGAGTTACTTTGACAGAAAAAACTAGTAATGTCAGTGATGATCTGATTGGAAATCAGTACCATGGATCACCTAGGTAAGTGTCCAACCCCTGAGTCCTCCATCTTTCTCCTCCATCGCTCACAGGCTCCTTCCTATCTCCGTTCGACGCTTCAGATCCATAGTATCTAGGACGTAGTACGCAGAATGGACACTAAAAATTCTAGGCCTCTAGTTGGGCCGTAAAAGCTGTTTTTCTATTCTCTCTGTACATACAATGTACCATAGAAAAGCTGTCTAACTGATTAGTCGTGAGTAAATGATACCTGTAGGATAAGCTGTACGATCAATAGTGATCCATTCTAACCCTATCTTTGTCATGGGGATCAGACTGCTACCAGCAATCGGAAGCATCAACCCGTCATGACGACCCTTATTGACATCTGTTGACACGCTAAATCCCGAATGAGTGAATGGCACTTGGGGGCCGAATTTTGTCTGCTTGGATTCGTTGCATGGTGCCCAGGTGGTATCTCGCCAGTGCTTGGTGACCTCCAAGCATTGGCGGTCCTTCCCAATATAGCAAGATAGGCAGGGAAGACAGCTGCTGGGTTTCACAGTGGCCGGCCTCTTCATCCCATCACACACGCATCCGTGTTAGTGGCCCATTAAGAAGAATCGATGGCTGGTCAAAGGAAGGGCAAAGGCGCAAAAGTGAAACGAGAAGCTAAAGAAGCAGTTGTCGCCGTGCTATGCGAGATCGCTAACATAGCCCGATGTGAAAACGCCTCCATTTCGAAGAATAGCTGTCTCACCCCCTTTTTCAGATACAGGGGTTGAGTCGGCTTGCGATGTTGAAATCTTTTGGGGGCGGTAGTTTTGGGTGGCTAGTTGGGTCCCGAGGTCGATTGTGCTATAGGAGCAAAGTTGGTACCGGAATTCGGTGCCACACGAAGTTAGCCTGAGCATGCCATTGAATTCATGGTTACTGCTTACCCAAAGGACATCTTGTTGCCGTAAAACATGAGACTGGGCACACCTGTCCTTACTAACCATAACTCCTTCTGAGTCACGAATGAGACCATTTAAGGAAAAGACCAAACAAGGTAGCATGCGGAGATTAATCCTAACGTGGAGGTGTCTCGGGTTCTGGAGGACCTTTAGGTCGTATTAAACAAGTTATGTGTACGTAAAAGCCCCGATTAAGCTTAACTTATCATCTAAACACCAGCAGCGCAGCCTTGAGGACAAATCACTATCTGATGAACAACTCACTACAAACCTGAAGGAGGATTTTGATATCCATTGGAGCGACGGACTTCTGGGCCGCAGCTAATTTTCCCTTGTTTCAGAAGGTCTTGTCTTCTAGGATACCCCCTAGGCTACTCCGACCGTAAATCAGGGATTTACTTGATATGAGCCAAGATTTCTAGGACCGCGAATTCATAATGAAGTAAGCTAATTTTGTCTATAGCTATTTTTATGTACTTATCAATGGCGTAGGCTCGAGGTGCATGGGAAATCTGGTAAAGACATTATCGGAGAGAGGAGATTAATTGCAAGCTACTGAGAGCTGATGCACAGAAGAAAAGAGAAATATGATGGGAGGACAAGGAAAATCTCATGCCCCAGTTGCAAGACGACGCATAGAAGCCTGTACACCACCAAATCGAACGATTAGAGCCATCAAATATTACCGCTAACTACTAATTAAGATCAAATAATCATAGCCACGCCTCAACACCACCAAATCCAACACTTATTGGCTGATCCATGACATAATTGACATAACGAGCCACCCAGAACTATCGGTCCCTCCCACAGCAAACATAACCGAAACAAAAGACGCCGACTTATAGAACAGGGGGATGTGCCATACCAGCCCACAGGGTATTAACCAAACGTATTTGAGCATCCGATCGATGCCTCTCAATTAGCTATGGTACACTAGCATCCAGTTATGATGGCGGTCTCTTCTTTTGTTAGAAGGTTCATTAATATGAGTTTGCAATCGTGTCAAAAGTGCTCCGTTACGTCATCGCTGCAAGGTTTATTTAGGAGCGTTGCGAATAGCTGTAGTGCGTAGAATAGTAAGACTCGCGTCTTGCTTTAAAGCCTAGATTGCGTTTTAAATAGATATCTCGTTTAGGCTTTTCTTTATGTTGCTATGTTGAGACATTGCCACTTGTGTTATAGTATGTTGAAGTTTAGTGGGGTCTTGATAGAGTCCTGCCACTCACCCGTCTAGTACGTTGGCCTATAATTCCACCTATAGTAGCGGAGAAGAGGTCGATAGACTCGCATGGCTTAGAAATGCGAGGCGACACCTCTGCGGGCAATCACTGATCGTAGACCGGCTTGTGATACCCTAGATGCTACCCAGTATCTAATCAGCAAGAATTTACATCAAACTAGCCGAAATGCACACTAGATGCGAGCTGCGTAACATAAACCATACGCAAGCCCGCCAGATGCCGGGGAGGGACATGGGCCTAAATGAATCGTGTTCGCTCCAACACAGCCTCGCCAGGTAACCCACATTCCTACGATAATAATATGAGCTCTTTCCTTTTTCTCGTTCAAGAAGCGCCAACAAACTTGGCAGTGCGGTTGACGCGGAACTCCTGACGAGGATACTGCCAATCCCCATTGAGCAAACAGAATCCTAAGGTTGACCAGCTTTTAGTTGTTGAGTGCCCTGCACTCAACTAAGCTAAAGCGAAACTGTTGCCTTGCAAAGCTGTCTTTTCCTAGATATTGTCGCACCAAGTGATGTCCTGGTTGTTGCCTGACGCCATACTAATTCTACATCTACAGCATTGACAGCACATGCCCCGTGCTGCAACAACTGTATGTGCTATCTACTAATGTCTATGAAGCCTTGCAAAAATCGAGGCACGCAGTCTTGGATGCGCATACAGCATGCCGGTCGTTGTCACAGACAGGCTGTACCGCTTGTCCAAGCCAACAACACAGCAACCAGGCAGCTGGTTGAGTCGTCCGCTATCTGGCTATTGCATTCCAGGGGATACTGCACAAGGGATGATCTGTGGTGAGATTGAGAAAGGTCAAGGGAAGGCCAGTGTTCCAGCCCTTGCTTTTCTCCCGACATCACCGACCCCACTGCATTGGTACAACGGTCTAAGCGCCTTTTTCTGCGAGAGGCACTCGAGACGAGGATGTTGACTAGCAACAATGCGGAAATTGGCCCCGGGTACCCCTAGTCAGCCGTACATAGAAAGCGGACACTCCTGTATGGAATGGCAACATCAAAAACTAAGCCCTTTGTTCCAGAATCAGGGGGGGgtggggggggggggggtaAAGTGCTGGCATTATCTGTACTACCAAGACTCAAGCAGGCTGACTGCATGGGCGCGGTGTCCAATGCAGCTAACCTGCTTTCTCCCATGCAATTGCTAGGAAGGAAGCAGCTTCAGGATGCATCCTTATTGCCCTGGTCTCCGCTGCACGTCCCTCGCTTTGCGTGCTATTGGAGACGGGGTTATGATATCCTTGGACTATGAACATGTCTGCATATTATTCAGTCGCATTTTTTGCGCGCAGACATGTATACCATCATTATAAGCATGCTAAGAGTGACACTGGACCAAGGCAAAGTGTGCCTAAGACACGACGATAGCAGTCATTGTTACTCCAATGCTTTGCAATACTTTCTCTTATTTCTTTACGCTCTGATCAGGCCATGTAGCTTGGTGATGAAGCGTGCATTGCATGGCGTCTAGGGGGATAGGTGGCTTGATTGGATATCGCCGCCGGGGGGTAGCCAGGTGTGGGCCAACAATTGTGAAGCTATGGGGCCACTCAGCCCCCCCTTCCTCACAGCTATTTGGGGGCGGATTTTTGGAGGACGTGTGCATGACCCCCTGGCTACTCGTTGTTCATTCAATATTAGGCTACATACGACTTCGCGGTCAGCTACAATAAAGGGCAAGGAAGCAGCCTCTCACCACTTACTCCGCAGTCTCCCCCTGCTCCCTTAAAGTCCAAAATTTGTACACCGAGCTACACTCCCATCATTATCACGGTACCTCATACCTCTTCGCACACTTCGATCCCACCCACGATTCTATGGACAACTACACCCTGATCGAAAAAGATTCCTCGATGTGCGTCGTTCCATCGCCCACAGATTCATTGCTAGCCGGATCGCCGGCTCCGGATAGCCAGGCTCCTCCGCTCCCACACCTACCGCCGGTGAGTCTTGGCTTCTTGGAACAGTGATCGAAACGTCTAGCTAACATACCAcagccaccaccaccacccgGCGGGGTACCAACCTGGGTTGCTGCCTATGGGGCTATTCCTCCGCCACCGCCTCCTCCTGTAAGCCACTCTGTCTTACTACAAACAATGACTAACGATTCTAAgcccccaccaccaccaccacctcaAGCCCCTGCTCAAATAAACGCACTCCCCACACCATTCTTCAAAGTCGGTACTGCAAATCTCTTTATTCCAGCCGTATACTGTGAGGATTCTTTCCACGAAGATCTCGCCCAAATCGTGCATATTGTACCATTCAGCCGCAACGTCTACGTCACCCAATATGCTGCTCATGCTACCGATTACAAGGAATACGAATGGCTCCTTAAATATGGTTCTACAGAGCTATGGTATGAGAAGCCTAGCAAAACATATCTCAGGAATATCGAGACACGGGAGGTAAGCCAATGGCTGGATGAACTGCCCTCGCTACCGAATGCCCGGCCTGTCAGTCTCGAGAGACCTAGGGTATGGGCCTCGGCTGCCATGAGAACACCAATAGACGACGATGTCCCGGAATGTCTTGCCAACCATCCCGACAATACATACCCTTCTCGTTCATGTTTTCCATGTTCGAACAAGAGAGCGACCGCATTAGGGGCTACGTCGCTTGTTTACTGTCTCATCCTGAGTACCTATCAGGCTGCCGACCCTTTTGTCCACGGATCTCACTTCCATGGCAAGCCGATTTACAAGCTGATCAAATGTGGCAGTCGCGATGCTGCCGTTTCAGAAGCCTACTATTCTGCCGGGGTAAACGGTTGGAACCTAGCCTTTAGCTGCGTCATGAGGCTTGGTGAGGACTATGAAAAGCGGGATGGAGAAGCAAAGAAGGTCTTGCACCTCTGGTCGTTGTCCGAAGAGGACGAGGACAGAAAAAACATCAGGACGTTCTATTAGAGCAAACCTGTTGCTTTTTCCTACGGATCTTTCCGTCACGAATTTCGGTTCTTACAAAAACTCATCCTTGTTCCTTTTTCTACGATCTTAACCTCTCTCACTCAAAACAGCGAAAACATATAACTCGACCACAACACCTGTATGGACTCGATCATCAAACGCAGGGCAATAAACGGGTAGATGATTCAGCACATCTATGCCATCTCTCATACAATCGCAGAATCCTATGCATCGCCTTCAACAGGATACACACCACCTTTTTGCCAGCCACTCCGGTATGACGAAAAAGACAATTAACTCGAGTCACATGTCCTGTATCATCGCCTGGCTGAGTTCGATTTCTCAGCTCTGCATTGCGTTGACATTTCCTAGCTCTCTGCGCAGTTGCTTCAATAGCTTCTCTTTAGTTGTCTTGCTATCGTCCTTTGTTCTATTCCTCGAATGAGTGCTACCACGCTCTTGTGTTCTTATTTTTTTGGTTATAAATGGCGTCTTCTGCATTGTATTTTTTTTTGGCGTTTGGGAGTCGGACATACGTAGGCTTTACATAAGGCATCTGAGATCACGGCACGGCATGAACAATACTGTACTAGGAAAAGTAGATGGCATCGCCTTACACACTTCCTAGA is a window of Pyrenophora tritici-repentis strain M4 chromosome 2, whole genome shotgun sequence DNA encoding:
- a CDS encoding C6 zinc finger domain containing protein, encoding MSFGTIDLGTQLATQNYRPQKISTSQADSTPNCVSARLECTYDAIPQKKGPKGSRAKVLSKLHKTQRNTQLAAGFPTDLRCDGLSLPSTFARTQGLLPPALVESCIEYFFNNFYPTEPVLQHQKAQEAVDGMDRSTEAYCMIVALCAYVIIQANHKPHANVLPRQEITRMFNVGIGHVLLEESVRCPDLVFYYGCYLGLALKNTALTYLREATTQAQLLGMHDEETYKYDLLDESPKRALYWLLSIAERTCALHTRRSITLHPLMHLTSLDEVPSDQLITIYLELIINMFKIIDDGCIKLSKGVHETNESTAWILQVQTRLSEAVPADLECTEAQEVQIRTTQQWLMLSIWELGVNQGLVNEVNKDPSLTYICPIDISRELLTTLQQFPKQVMQVHGVGLIEKLFDVACCLIDAFAWTNFSPDAFTLGSRDYVSCFLTLISNLSGGQSQYLPCFSPSSPKVLDVSTLGLNSSGSEIPHLNLVSASATLSSSSHPSNTLNTWIAPNPISQLHSLSPQLP